The following is a genomic window from Cygnus olor isolate bCygOlo1 chromosome 11, bCygOlo1.pri.v2, whole genome shotgun sequence.
TGAGAGGGTTACTTTTCCTCTTGGTCATAGTTGTTCagagcttcttttttctttttagtttaaacTCATATCCCAGGCATATGAAGTTCTGTCGGACCCAAAGAAAAGGGACCTCTATGACCAGGGTGGGGAGCAGGCTATTAAAGAAGGAGGCCTGAGTGGCGGCAGCTTCTCTTCACCCATGGACATCTTTGACATGTTCTTTGGTGGTGGAGGCCGAATGAATAGAGAGAGAAGAGGTACACAGTTCTAAACAAGTTCTAGAAATTCTAACCATGCACTTAAGCATAAAACACGTGTGCTCTGGTACTGCTGTTCTGCTAAGTGCACATAGTGTGGGTTTTACTAGTTGAATTAATAGATCAAGTAAACTATGAATTTTAGTTATTCTAGTAGTAAGATTCTAATAAAGTAGATAACATGATGTAGCTATAGCAGTCTTTCTGATTAGTTGtgcttatttttgttaaaatgggTATGGGCAATTTTTAGGGGAGGGGGAAATACTTGTCAAGATGGCTAGCAGATAAGTTTTAAGTTACCTTCTTTCTAAATTTGTGCCTCACTTGCTCATACGCTTTGGGCAACTTGCTTCAAAGGACACCATCAACTTAAGTTAACGTTGAATCCCATGAAAAGATGTGGGAGAAATTATGTGGCACTGAGTACGTACTGTCGCCAAAAGCCCATAATTTCTTCCTGTTCATTCCCAATGCCTGTTGGAAGAGCAAGTAGTAACTTGGTGACATGTCTTTGAAATCATGCTATGAAGTGGCATGGAAATATATAGGTAGGCCTAACAGCAATTTCTAAATTGACTAGATCTGAAGCTGGTAGTGTCCTTGcatctttctgttttggttAAGCTTATAAAATTATGGGTAGAAGGAGGGGTTGGGTGGCTTTAATGATGCTTTACTTAACTACAGCTCAACTTCGTTCTGACCTAAGTGGGTGCAGCTTAGTGGAAGCTGATGGAACTGCACATGCTTTTAAGGGGGCTGAGCTCTGTTCAAAGTCTGGAATGAACTTAACATTTCTTCAGTGAGACTGCATGTATGAACAAGTATAGAAGCCTTTAAATAAGCATTAGTCCTCCCAGTAGCTGAACCagaattaatctttctttctctgtttttccaagGCAAGAATGTTGTGCACCAGTTAGGTGTATCTCTTGAAGACTTATATAACGGTGTTACAAGGAAACTGGCACTGCAGAAGAATGTTATCTGTGGGAAATGTGAAGGTAAAATAAGCAGTGGTTTCAAACACCTCTTATTCCAAGATTTTCGTGAAGAACATAGTGGAGGGCTAGGAATgaagtatgatttttttaatatatttttctccttcccgcccccgccccccccccatcaGGCTGCTTTATGCCAATGTTCAGCCAAGAGTAAGGCCCTCTTCCTAGACAGTGGTGTTAACTTATTGGTCTAATGGCAGACTTGTACTCTCAATAAATTATCATTAAGGGCGCTTTAATTAAATACTTGAATCAGAAGCTTTAATAAACAGCTGTTTTGTTAAACTTTTTCTTGAATAACTGGCAGTAGAAGTGTAGCTTGAGTTGTGCAACTCATTTTACACCTCTTAAGCATCCATAATGCCTGATCTTCACTGAGGTAAATCTTAATGTAGTCTCGTATCTtagtatgtttttgttttttactaaaCAGATTCTTACCAAGGTTTTAATGGTAAATCTAGCTCTGGAAGGCTGTATGTTGATGATTGATTCAAAATTAAGAtaatcggggggggggggagggaagagggctGGCAGTGAAGGGAGAGACTAATAAAATGAGCTGTGAGTAGAGAAGttggctttctcttttttatgttaaaactCCTAACTTGTGGGGCATGTTTGTCATGTAAACTAAATTCTAATTAAATTGGAATTGCATTACAGATCTACTTAAGTTGCTCAGAGGTTCTCTTGAAGTCAGTGAGTTGTAGCTTGACTATTgtagaataacttttttttttcccctgagatCACCTTTAACTTCTTTCGTTGAAGGCTATGGTGGAAAGCGAGGGGCAGTAGAAAAGTGCCCTGTGTGTAAAGGAAGAGGAATGCAAGTTCTAGTTCAGCAGATTGGACCTGGCATGGTACAGCAAATCCAAACTGTGTGTCCAGAATGCAAAGGCCAAGGTGAAAGAATAAATCCAAAGGACAGGTGTGACAACTGCAATGGCTGTAAGGttgtaagagagaaaaagatcaTTGAAGTTCATGTTGATAAAGGTGAGAGACATGTATTTGTTCTGCATCCCTAATCCCATTCTAATAATTCCATTGAGAGtaaactgcttttcttctgcaggtatGAAAGATGGTCAGAAGATAGTATTTCATGGAGAAGGTGACCAGGAGCCTGATCTGGAGCCTGGTGATGTTATAATTGTACTTGATCAGAAGGATCACGGTGTCTTTCAGAGGCGAGGGCATGACTTAATTACAAAAATGAGAATTCAACTCTCGGAGGCTTTATGTGGCTTCAAAAAGACTATTGAAACTCTTGACAACAGAGTCCTTGTCATATCATCTAGGCCAGGTAGGTCTTCAGAATTCTGATGCCATGCAAACTGCTTGTCTTTTGGATTGTGCTAGAGCTGTTTCTTAATCAGCTGATGCAACGAATCCAAACTGTGCTTGCAGTCATTTAAATCAGGAGTGGCAAAACTAAGAACTGAAACATTGCATGCAGAATTACAGCTAAAGCTGTCAAATGCTTCTTAGGAAGTCACTACTTCAGTTGGAGGATACAGGCCACGAGAGGCCAGAAACTTACATATCTGCTAATTCAGCCTGGAggctgtttttaagaaaagctgatTTGCCTACAGTAGAGGAAATACtcaaacttttatttgtttttcttactttgctttgttttagtgTGCTTCAGTATGTGCTGTTTTCTATAGATTGCTTTGTAACCTAAAGATTGTTTTTATTGGTTATGAAACCTCTGTCATGTAAGATGGCTTACAACTCCTGACATTTGTGCAGGTGAAGTGATAAAACATGGTGACCTAAAATGTATCTACAATGAAGGGATGCCTATCTACAAATCTCCAATGGACAAAGGCAGCTTAATTATACAATTTTTGGTAAGTTGACTACTTGATTTTCTGTAGCAAAGAAGTCTATTAGCATCAGGAGTaactatttgtttaaaaaaaataaaattgtaggTCCAGTTCCCAGAGCACCACTGGCTTCCAAGGGAGAAACTCAGTCTGCTGGAGGCTCTGCTTCCTCCACGAGAAGATGTTATGATTACAGATGAGATGGATCAGGTAGACCTTGAAGATTTTGACCCTAGTGAGCAAACCTACCGTAACAGTGGGGGAGAAGCAtatgaagaagatgaagagggTCCAAGAACAGGTGTACAATGTCAGACATCTTAAAGCGAGGTGGAATGGCTATCatctaaaatgtaaattttcacAATGAAAACTGCATGGCTGTAATGGCCACTGCTTCTGGTTTTTGTGTTCAGCAAATTGAGTTGCTGCGCTGTCagtatcacttttttttgtaactAATTTATATTGTGTTCTTGTCTTTATATATAAAGCAAATCTCACACAGCTGAGAACCAACTGAGTTGGTATACGTTTTCTTGTGCTGTGAAGGTTCTCACTTTATTTCACCTATGCTATTTATATAAGACTCTGGCAATACTGCTAAGAAGTGGAGTGtcttatgtaaatattttcatactggaaattaatttcatagaATAAAACATAGCTGAAGTTACTTCTAATAAATAGAACTTCacgttttgttttttctcttcatgcttTGTAAGCTAGtctttttaaacatgtttctCTAAGTTCCTTCTGAACTAATTTTGATGTCTTGGTGTATGCACTCAGTTAGCCAGCTAACTTTGTATTTCAAGAGTATTTTATTCCTGCCCCACTACTTCATAGTATGGTTCTCACGTCTCTTCCTTAACTACAGATGAGAGTAAGCTTCTTTCATCAGCTTAACTCTGTGTAAGTGTAATAAGGAGGTTATGAAGTATCTCTCTCCTGTGTATACAGTGCATGACTTCAGAATGATTTAGCCAGAGCTACTTCCCCCCAAAAATGATCTCTTTCAGAAACCTATTTTCTTTATCTCAGGCTTTCCTAGAAGGTGGTGTTCTATACTTCCTAGGGCTTTGGTACTCAcgttttaaataaaatgaatactATAACAAAAGGCTGTGCCTTGCATATACTGTTGCTGCTTTGTACTATGCCAGGATAGCCAAGTAAAATTCTATTTTGTGTGTCTttataaaagcagcatttgtaTTGAAGTAGGGTTGAGAACAATAGTACCCATTAGTGAAACTAAACCATGATGAAGCTGCCCCCTGTCACCATACAATGGCTGGAACAGGTGTTCAACTTAAATGACCCTATCCCCCACAGAGGACCAACATTAAGATGAGCAAAGGCTATCATAATCTCAGTCACTCTTTTCCTAAAATAAGTTTGTTCAAGCTGGTCAACAATTTTTAGCTCTATTTTCGTGGGAAAGCCAGGAAGAAATACCAGTGGTAGATTAACTGACCAGTTACCTCACCCATGACTGcatatttccaaaaatacatttttccaaggATTAGTTACAGGTTACTTGAAactgtagcttttattttagaaaagtaaaGCTTTATTTCATGCTAAACAATAAAGATGGCATAAATTTAGCTGATTTTTCAGTGGGAAAGCAGATAAGCATtactaaaatgctttttactaaataaaaaaaacaaaacaaggattGCAGTGTTTCTGAGAACTGCCACAGAAGTTAACCAAAGGCTCTAATCAAGACATTTAAACAGGACAATCGTAGATATGGATTTCTTGGTCATCTCCAACAGATACAATTTTGGACCCACTTCCATTGTATTTCACTCCCCAAACCTGCAAATAGGACATAGGGAAGACGATACAGGGGAGGTAGTGAGACAAAACAAGTATTTATAACAAGTGTTTATTTATCTTTGCACCAAGTAATGTATATCAACTACACCAACCAAAAGAGGATTATTTAAGAACACCTTATCAGAGCTGATACAGTTACAATTTGTGCTTTAACAAGTTATAAGGCTTGTAACAAGTGATGAGACCTCTAGCTGCCTGGTAAGTTCTTACTTTCCGTTCCTATTGACTGCAGATTATGCAGCCTTAAGATACTTGAAAAATACCAAAGTGTACTTGCCCTGGTTAGCATAAATCTGACTTAACTTTTTCACTCTTAGCTTCCATCTTTTCTTGAGTGTATTTTGAAGTGCTTTTCATGCAGACTGAGAAGCAGCATATGATAAAGAATGATCAAGTTTATCCTTGGGTTAATCGAGAGTCATTTACTTACCAGTGCAAAACCAAGAGAAGTTCAGGTCAGTCCTCTGGCTTGAGCTAAAAACTTAAAAACCTGTGAATGACTCTCACTCATCCCTTTCATTAGGATAACATCAAGAAGAATGAAGTCTATCCAGCACATTAACACAAAGTTACAAAATAGCTGTATCAACAACATGTTTTGGGGGAAACCCCATATGCCATTTTGCTTTGGTACCTAAAAACGAGAGGGATCAAGTGTTCCAGGGGGCTGACGCAGCCCTGCCTTTCACAAATCCATGTAACTACAACTGAAACAACACTAGAAATCCAATTATGCTTGGTATCAAAATCCTCACAGCTGCAGATATCTGAAAAGGGGGTTACCAGCAAAAAAGTACTGTGGAAGAAAGAGCCTAAATATGCAGGAATTTCCCTTCTTAAGTCTTCtcttaaacattaaaatacagcCTTGTTCTACTTAACACctaacatttggaaaaaaagtaatctctTTACTCAATTAtagcttttcttcagcaaaagtAAAACCGTTTCAAGGAtagtttcaaacattttttaaaaataccatcttTTTAAATAACCCCCTCCCCCTTACATGTGCACACACTATGtaagtgataaaaataaataagaccatataaataaaaaatacagtctgaTACGAATCCATTTGGCCCCTCAAGAGTGCCCTTGTTTTAGACCTGTAAAAATGGACTCTGTGGAAGAGCTCAACCTATACCACTCTTGGAGTATTAGATTGATATTAAGTGCCTAAAAATTGCagtttttaagatttcattATAGCAAGCTGAAGTCCAACTCCACTTTTAAGCACAAGCACGCACAACTGCACAACTTAAGTTTTCCTGTTTACGGTAATTTAGATTAAGTGACGGTAGACCAGACAGTTTTAAGCTGGTAACATACCTGATCTTGGTGGTCAAAGAAAGTGTGAACACAGGTTCTTGTTCCAGCATCCCAAACTTTTACACTTTTATCAGATGAACTGGAAAAGTAATCAAAAATTAAGTTAATAGATTAACTATAGTTTATTTCAGAGCTTAAAAGATAGGGATAAATTAACAAAGATTTACATCTTCCACCAGGTCCCAGTAACCTTTAAGATACATCACTGTTTCAGTATCTGCAATGTGAAAATGAGGACTCCTGTTTTAGCcagaaaattctttgaaaatgctTGATCCAAAGATCAAGAAACGCCTATTACATATACTGGGTCCCCCAACTGTCTAAGCTGTTTTAAGAGTTGTTAAGACAGTTCAACTCAAATCAACATGTACTACTACTACATTAGGTAGTCCTTGTTTTTtaacagcagcttttcagatATTTAGAATCCAATTGcccttctttttcattaaaatatttttcatttgtaggGAACTACACTGCAGTGAGATGACTTACACTATAAAATAGTATTGACTACAACTGCTATCACATCAGAAATTGGCTTGAGTCTTTTATTGTAATGTTTGCTACTCCATTACAGATTTCACTGCAGTTTGAACACATCTACTTTCTGATTAATctccatttataaatataaaactttttttttttttttaaataagcataagAGTTTAAAATCCTCATTACCTGGAAACAAAATGGGTATCATCAGGACAAAATGCTACATTTAATACCCAGGATCCATGACCACTTAATGTGCCAGCCAAGTTTGCATGCTGTCTGTAGGAAGAACAAATTTAGAACACAGAATTACAAGATCAACATTTGGTTTGTGAAttccagggaaaaaacaacTAGAATATACTGTAATTAGCACAGTCACGAATAGTTCAATGGAAGGATCATGGAAGGAGGACATTTGGATCTGGACATTTTTTCAACCAAGCTGT
Proteins encoded in this region:
- the DNAJA4 gene encoding dnaJ homolog subfamily A member 4 isoform X1, whose translation is MVKETEYYDILQVKPTASSEEIKRAYRKLALKYHPDKNPSEGERFKLISQAYEVLSDPKKRDLYDQGGEQAIKEGGLSGGSFSSPMDIFDMFFGGGGRMNRERRGKNVVHQLGVSLEDLYNGVTRKLALQKNVICGKCEGYGGKRGAVEKCPVCKGRGMQVLVQQIGPGMVQQIQTVCPECKGQGERINPKDRCDNCNGCKVVREKKIIEVHVDKGMKDGQKIVFHGEGDQEPDLEPGDVIIVLDQKDHGVFQRRGHDLITKMRIQLSEALCGFKKTIETLDNRVLVISSRPGEVIKHGDLKCIYNEGMPIYKSPMDKGSLIIQFLVQFPEHHWLPREKLSLLEALLPPREDVMITDEMDQVDLEDFDPSEQTYRNSGGEAYEEDEEGPRTGVQCQTS
- the DNAJA4 gene encoding dnaJ homolog subfamily A member 4 isoform X2 — translated: MQVLVQQIGPGMVQQIQTVCPECKGQGERINPKDRCDNCNGCKVVREKKIIEVHVDKGMKDGQKIVFHGEGDQEPDLEPGDVIIVLDQKDHGVFQRRGHDLITKMRIQLSEALCGFKKTIETLDNRVLVISSRPGEVIKHGDLKCIYNEGMPIYKSPMDKGSLIIQFLVQFPEHHWLPREKLSLLEALLPPREDVMITDEMDQVDLEDFDPSEQTYRNSGGEAYEEDEEGPRTGVQCQTS